Below is a genomic region from Ostrea edulis chromosome 10, xbOstEdul1.1, whole genome shotgun sequence.
taaatatcatcACTGAAACAAATTTGAGCATTTTCACACCACTTTTCTGGACATTTCATTTGTTGTACTAaagtcacgtgatcagtttCCGAATCTGTTGAGGAGTGTGACATCAGTTGTTTTTTCCCGAGGCAAGTTGAATGTTGACAATGCTTAGGAATTTGAACTTTGGGCCGTGCACCAGTACATCGTGTCGGAGGATCACTGAAGGTCACCTGATGATGATTGTGGTGGTGACCATTACAAAGATGTGCAGCTGCCGTGCGGTGCTCTGAGTGGTGGTGGTGTGGGCTCGCGTTACAGCCCTCCCTATGTAATTCAGTTTCACTATGATCGGAGGTAATGTCATCTTCACGTTCATGAGTCACGGTATCACTGAAATCGTagtgaaaatgtgaagatataCTGTCATATTTTTTGCAAGTCATTTTCTGCTTGTGAGGCCAACGAATGGTGGAGGGACATCGAGCCACCGCCACCACAATGAGCATAATCAAGAACAAAGCCAGCACAGCTCCGATGCTGCTGCCGACGGAAATGGAGACAGGAATCCGCCAGTTTGAGGTGGAGGCGTCCACACACTCGCGGTCAGGTGTCACGGTATTGTTCTGATATATAACCAAACAAATTTTATAGAATGTATCCGCCACAAGATTCTGAATGTTGAACTCGGAGGATGTGGAGGGCAGTCTCGGGCCGTACTGCACGTACTTGCTAGCCTCTTTCTGATAATGAACCTGGTAGGCCAAAATGGTGGAGTGGATGAAGTTGTTGCTTGCTCCCCAGGACAAGAGGATGGAGGAAGTTGTGGAGGAATCTATCTGTATGTTGAATGGGATGGCCGAAGCAGGCGTTGTGGACACCATCCTACTGTCATGTGTAATAGACATCACATCAATAATTTCACTCTGATAGTGGTGCTGTCTGAAAAATGATAACATTTATACATGAACTTAAGTGCTATTAAATCATGATTATCGGGAACACCTGGGTATATACAGTGACTTATACAGTCAATGAAAAGGATACTATGTCAACAACTAATACTGTTCTAACATAACCGTCTTTTTATGACATCAACTTCCAATAAGTGTGAAATACGTTCATATTTATCGTGAAAGCACAAAGACAACACACTGATTGGCAATGCACCTGAATATCCAGTCAATAACCTTTCCGttacatatttttctaattCCGTATTTTCTAATTCTAGAAGTAGTATAcaccatcgtcgcaaaccacgcgACCAATATGTACGATCCTGAGATCTCCCCGATCTGGGAGAGAGCTATGGACTCTGGGCCGTGGCTTGAGATGATGTAAGTGCACTGCATGCAGTCATCTACATTTTTGGTAGCAAACAAAGTGTTAATATCTATTATTTGTGTAGTTTTTACATCACAATTGAGTATAAAATATAAGTAAAACCAGGCACTGCTAGAGATTTTAACAGTGATTTTAACCTTGCTATAGAAtctacaaaaatatcaaaatatttgatttaattgtATACAGCTAGGTCACTCAAGATGACAAGTATATTTTGAGAAGTAACTATTTTGCTtctaaaattataattgatgagTGCATGGTTTATTTGacgtacatatatatttacattttcagcTGCTTTCTCTATGGTAACCCAGTATTTTTGATATGTCgattagatattttaatttaaaaaatatgtaatttattcattttccattgtagttatataaatatagaacaaTTTTCACTGAgttcaatttttggtgacaaaatgacagctaattaTTCACCTCACATACCGGGATAACGATAGAGAGTAGTGGTTCCTGAAGTAATTTAATTGATACAGCATTTCTCTACTTATAAAGGAAGTtgcttattttgaaatacagtcaaacctcgttatctcaaACTTGATGGGACTGAGAAAAAACTTCGCAATATTAGAGGATTCGAGATATCGAGGGTATAAATTACTGAGataataagtggttgggacctTATAGGCATTGCTGATTTCAAATGTTCATCCGTATTTATTGAGCGCTTCAAAAAGTGATGTGATATATTGCTTACAAAGCCATAGATTGTGTGGTGAAAATGAAAGTGTAGATAAAAAGTTGACAGATGGCTGGATTTCCAAGAAAATAGAATGTGTATAGATGAAAAACACTGACTTTCTATTAATATCAAGAAAATAGTATGTGTATAGATGAAAAACACTGACTTTCTATTAATATCAAGAAAATAGTATGTGTATAGATGAAAAACACTGACTTTCTATTAATATCAAGAAAATAGTATGTGTATAGATGAAAAACACTGACTTTCTATTAATATCAAGACTGTAATTGAATCGTGGCTTCACTTGTTTAAGCATGATGGCTGTTATGCTGTTGTCCCAGCGCGTGGGAAATTGTTTTTGCAATTAGGCCGGGTTCACACTAAAATCTCAGACTGATATTCCTATAATGTCTGCAGACAACAGAAACTCAACAGACGACATGTCACTTGCTGAGCTTATAATCAACTTTTGAAGAAAAGTGATTCTGGTGGTGGAGTATTATAGATATTGAATCCGGGGAAGAATTGACTGCTAATATCATAGTAGAAACAGATCGCTACGAGGACAAAAATTTGGACATTCCATACAAAAATTTGACTGACAAATCAAGCTCATGATTGCATTTATAGATTGATAACGTGCAGAAGCTATACCCCAATGTCAGTGACAAAATTTTCATAGACCTAGCTATGAAATCGAACTGTTCATTGATGATCAGTTTAGGATGAATGAATTAAAAGCAAACAAAGCTCACAGATTTCTTACGATGAATATCTgtattaaattgaattcattccATAATTCAAATGTAGTAAGATTTGTAATATAATAAATTGATAATGAACAAGGCAGTTGGTTCAGGTTTACATTTGACCTTTAATCTTaagatatgaccttgaccttcactTTACTTTAAGACAGAAAATGCTAATACTTGCGTCTAAATATCAGGTCTCTACTAGCTATACACAACAAAAGTTACACGAGCGTTACTTTATAGTAGACAGTTAAGGAAGTTAACTGTACATCGTTATAATGGCTGACTAAGagtccttttaaaacatggatgaaaatataaatatcagcaatatttgtctattcatttaaaaaaaattcgcctagctgagtagctcagtaggttccCATAtcgaaaataaatatgaaaatgatacaagaaaataatactaaaatgataccaaaaaaatatatttttaatgaccaAATTTGGAACCATCTAAATCTTGGTTCCAAATTAGGTCAAAAATAATACactttctaaataatgaaacacacaaaaatatatttttaatatactttatttcttagtaaaaatacaaaaatgatacatttgatgtattatttctatactcttgtattatttatgtattaaatcccaatttaaagtacaaaaataatacattttggaGTAGgattaaaaaagtacaaaaaaaatacaaagtgtattaattttgtatcaacatattaattttgtatcatttggttcaccttgaaaaaaataggaaaaaaaatatgatttgtattaattttgtatcaacatattatttttgtattatttggttcaccttgaaaaattaaaataggaaaaaaatatgaattgtatTAAATTTGTATCAACATCTAAGTATTCAAAGATGGGGAATAGAAATAAtacattaccaaaaaaaaaagtataaaaacaatacatatttaaaaaaatacaaaaaaaatacattttgtatttcaaaaaaagtacaagaatgatacacaaAAAGTATATTAATGTGCCAAAAATAATACAATGCAGTGCCTAGAAAAGTAAAAAGAATTgtaaaaaacatgttttaatagtttttgaaaacagctttcaatcacattttaagaaagaaatctgacatctttaaaaatatatgaataaaacctTCAGTCAAATCAACTTAGTTATGCAAAATCAATCAAAAGCAAggggaaacaagatgtgtttgtgaaacacaaatgtccccgataatggccaaggtcacaaggacaaatatcttggtaccagtagaaagatcttgtcacaagaaatgctcatgtacaatattaaagctctaatatttaccatttagaagttatgaccaatgtaaaaataaaactaaaagtaggtcaaatgtcaaggtcaaaaggtttagtaccaacgaaaaggtcttgtcacaaggaatactcatgtgaaatatcaaagctctatcacgtacagttcaaaagttattaacaaggttaaagttttcaaaaagtaggtcaaactccaaggtcaaagggtcaaaagtgttggtactcacggaaaggtcttgtcacaaggaatgctcatgtgaaatattaaagctctaccacttactgttaaaaagttataagcaaagttaaagttttcaaaaagtaggtcaaactcaaaggtcaaggttacagggtcaaaaatgttggtactcacggaaaggtcttgtcacaaggaatactcatgtgaaatatcaaagctctatcacttacagttcaaaagttattagcaaggttaaagtttcagacagaatgacagacaggacagacacaatatgcccccccccccccccccccccccccccccgatctcgGGGCATAAAAAGACATGCATTGGCTATTAATTCAGCTACTATTAAAAGTTAAAACCATTGTTACAGTAAACATAATATCCCATGTCGCATTGGCTACTATTGTAGAGATTTAAAAAGCGACTATTAAATACTTTGGGCtatattatcataaatataataaataataacaaattgttGTCATTTTCATTGTACAAGATTCAATAAATTGCTAGATGtttaatcagtattttataCATATCTAGCCTGTCCATGATGTTATATGGTACATACATATCTAGTCTGTCAGTGAGCTGATGATATGGTATGTACATATCTAGTCTGCCCATGATCTTATATGGTATACATATCTAGTCTGTCTGTGACCTTATATGGTATTCATATCTAGTCTGTCCATGATCTTCATAACACATCAGTCTTGAGACTCATCCTCCCTCTGCTTCTGCCGTTTCTTCTGCGTTGCAAAGTGCACTAACTTTGTTCCTAAGGGCTATCTTCAAGTCACACCACTTGTCGTCAGCCTTGACCACTGCATAATCTGTAatagaatattataaaaatatatatatataaaacattatcatataGTCTATCTATTGTCCCTTTATAATCTATACAAATGCAAACGGTTCATATCACATATTCACCGGATTTGAGACCATATTCATTGGAGGTACCCCTTctggaaatcctggatctgctgctgtccacccccccccccccttctataTAGATCTATGACTATAGTGTGGAAACTGGACAAGCTTGAACTATGCAGGACgagtaaacccccccccccctcgatctttttttttaaatttgaccGCTAAGGCCTAGGTTTTGTTTTGGAATATAGGCCTAGCtataattttcagaaaattgtaaagtcaactttactttgaaaaactatCCTTCCATACTACATAAACTGAAAGTTTCATCTGCTGCAAAATAAAGAAATCTTGGGCATTACTTTAACTTACCATGTTGTGATGATCACAAGAACTTTACGTACACCCGGCCCAAAACGTCTGGACATGCCGTTCTTGCAGGATGTCaccttccttatatattccgtGATTCTGGACTCCGGTCCTCATTCCACTCAACCACGGAATATTTAGCAATTTATGCAAAATAACCTCCGAAATATTGCGACAGTCTAATCACTTTGAAAATGGCAGCGTCACacattcaaccaatcaaatttgagAGCTACAGATTTTGGAACTTCGACCAATCGCGTGAAAGTACGAAGACGGCCGAAAATTCTAGTCTTGTATTTATCTTTCGTAAATATGCTGTTATTATCTCGTTTGTTTAAATTTTCTGCTATTAGAAACTAATTCATAATTCATagctgtttttttttaaaacaaatactaagattgtaataatttaaaattgattaCGGAGTCACCCGAACTCTATCTACAGTCACTTCCGCTTCCATATTTTGAAATCGTCGATCTGTGAACATTGTGAGGAAAGGAAAGCAAAACAATGGGAGAAACACGTGGAGAGTATACAATCTATTTTGTGGACAACTTGTTAAAGGCTCCTAGAGTATTCTTATGGGGTATGCGACGTGTATAACACTGGAAGAAGCAGTCCTACCAAACTTGAAAAGCCA
It encodes:
- the LOC125666585 gene encoding uncharacterized protein LOC125666585 isoform X2 encodes the protein MSITHDSRMVSTTPASAIPFNIQIDSSTTSSILLSWGASNNFIHSTILAYQVHYQKEASKYVQYGPRLPSTSSEFNIQNLVADTFYKICLVIYQNNTVTPDRECVDASTSNWRIPVSISVGSSIGAVLALFLIMLIVVAVARCPSTIRWPHKQKMTCKKYDSISSHFHYDFSDTVTHEREDDITSDHSETELHREGCNASPHHHHSEHRTAAAHLCNGHHHNHHQVTFSDPPTRCTGARPKVQIPKHCQHSTCLGKKQLMSHSSTDSETDHVTLVQQMKCPEKWCENAQICFSDDIYNIQVLNRPDGDFNHSPVCCSKHQSNDFLFGPGSLEYKAGSSVLVHKAPSPSQMEVSSSDSGYKETLHKAQSESFEDKNAFFSATDNFASDLETNEGKYKNEISDEYEMTDLTDKLRSVHVSPSPGIDQSV
- the LOC125666585 gene encoding uncharacterized protein LOC125666585 isoform X1 codes for the protein MLLAKIGYIWPSGSGEVENVKSLQTDGQEAIRKAHLSFHRQHHYQSEIIDVMSITHDSRMVSTTPASAIPFNIQIDSSTTSSILLSWGASNNFIHSTILAYQVHYQKEASKYVQYGPRLPSTSSEFNIQNLVADTFYKICLVIYQNNTVTPDRECVDASTSNWRIPVSISVGSSIGAVLALFLIMLIVVAVARCPSTIRWPHKQKMTCKKYDSISSHFHYDFSDTVTHEREDDITSDHSETELHREGCNASPHHHHSEHRTAAAHLCNGHHHNHHQVTFSDPPTRCTGARPKVQIPKHCQHSTCLGKKQLMSHSSTDSETDHVTLVQQMKCPEKWCENAQICFSDDIYNIQVLNRPDGDFNHSPVCCSKHQSNDFLFGPGSLEYKAGSSVLVHKAPSPSQMEVSSSDSGYKETLHKAQSESFEDKNAFFSATDNFASDLETNEGKYKNEISDEYEMTDLTDKLRSVHVSPSPGIDQSV